TGATGACCCTGGCGGAGGCCGATCTCGGTGGCGCGTCGCGGCTGCACGAGCTGCTCGCCCCGATCCGGGCGCGTGGTGTGGAACTGCTGGTCCGCGGCCGGGCCAGCGGCCGGTTCGCCACCCACCTGCCGCCCGGGGTGCTCACCCTGGCGCTGCAGGGGATGACCCTGTCGATGATCCAGGCGGTGAACGAGGGGGTCTGGTCCGACGACGGCACCGGTGTCGCGGTCGCCGTGCTGATCGCCGCCGGACTCGGTCCCGGGGCCGCCGAGAAAGCCGTGGAGCAGGCCCGAAACCTGAAAGTTGCACACGACTGAGCAGTGCCGCTAACCTGCACGCAACTGTGCAGGTTAGGGGCTCCCCGTGTCGTCCGCACTTCACCGTCTGGCCGTCTCCGTCGTCCGCCACCGTGGCCGCACCCTGATCGCCTGGCTGCTCGCCCTGCTGGTGCTGGCCGGCGGCGGACTACTGGTCGCGCGTGGCACCGACGACGCCTTCACCATCCCCGGCTCCGAGTCCCAGCGGGCCCTGGACACGCTCAACCGGGTCTTCCCCGAGGTCAGCGGCTCCTCGGCGCAGCTGGTGATCACCGGGGTCGACCCGGCGACGGTTCAGCCGGCGATCACCGACGCGGTCCGGGACGCCGAACGGGTCGACCAGGTGATCACGGTGATCTCGCCGTTCGACAAGCGGTTCAAGGGCAACCGCACCGGCCACGCGGCGATCGTCACCGTCCATTTCGACGTGGCGTTCATGGACGTCAAGCCGGAGACGAAGGCGGCGATCGACGAGATCGGGGCGGAGCTCCATCGCCGTACCGGAAAAGAGGTCCTGGTCGGCGGCGACGCCTATGCCGACCGGGTGCCGAAGCCCAGCCCGGTCGAAGGCCTCGGCCTGGTCGTGGCCATGATGGTCCTGCTGATCACGTTCGGCTCGATGGTCGCCGCCGGGCTGCCGCTGCTCACCGCGATCCTCGGGGTCGGGCTCTCGGTCGGCCTGCTCTACGGCGCCACCCGCGTGGTCACCGTCCCGTCCACCGCTGTCACCCTGGCAACGATGCTCGGCCTCGCGGTCGGCATCGACTACGCGCTGTTCATCCTGTCCCGGCACCGCGACCAGCTCCGGGCCGGCCTGCCGGTCGCCGACTCGATCGCCCGGGCCACCGCGACGGCCGGCTCGGCGGTGGTCTTCGCCGGACTGACCGTGGTGATCGCCCTGGTCGGGCTGGTGGTGGCGGACATTCCGTTCCTCACCACGATGGGGCTCTGCGCGGCGATGGCGGTGGCGATCGCCGTACTCATCGCGGTCACCCTGATGCCGGCGCTCCTCGCGCTGGCCGGCGATCGTCTGCGGCCGAAGGCCCGCAAGAAGCCGCGTCAGCGGCGGATCGGGATCTACGCGCGCTGGGTGACGGCGGTGACCCGGCGGCCGGTGATCACCATCGTGACGCTGCTGATCGGGCTCGGGGTGCTGGCCCTGCCGGCGGCCGAGCTGCGGCTGGCGCTGCCGGACGGGGCGAGCGAGGTGCCGGGCAGCGCGGCGCGGCGGACCTACGACGCGATCACCGCGGAGTTCGGGCCGGGTCACAACGGGCCGCTGCTGGTCACCGCGGACATCATCGCCTCGCACGACCCGGTCGGCCTGATGAACCGGCTGGGCGCGGAGATCGCCAAGGTGCCCGGCGTCGCGCTGGTGCCGATCGCCACGCCCAACCCGCGCGCCGAGATCGGCATCGTGCAGGTGGTCCCGGCCAGCGCGCCGGACTCGCCGGACACCGCCGAGCTGGTCGCCCGGCTGCGCGCGCTGGAACCGCACTTCCTCGCCGAGTATGGCGTGCACACCGCCGTCACCGGGATCACCGCGGTCGGCGTCGACGTGTCGGCACGGCTCGGTGGAGCGCTGGTGCCGTTCGGCATCCTGGTCGTCGGGTTGTCCCTGGTGCTGCTCACCATGGTGTTCCGGTCGATCGCCGTGCCGATCAAGGCGACCGTCGGTTACCTGCTCTCGGTCGGCGCCGCGTTCGGGGTGACCGCGCTGGTCTTCCAGCGCGGCTGGCTGGCCGGCCCGCTGAACGTGGCGCACACCGGCAGCGTGATCAGTTTCCTGCCGATCATCCTGATGGGCGTCCTGTTCGGACTCGCGATGGACTACGAGGTCTTCCTGGTCTCCCGGATCCGCGAGGAGTACGTGCACACCGGCGACGCCCGGCACGCGATCGACGCCGGGTTCCGGGCCTCCGCGCCGGTCGTGGTGGCCGCCGCCGCGATCATGTTCGCGGTCTTCGCCGCGTTCGTCCCGGAGGGCGCCGCGACTGTCAAGCCGATCGCGTTGAGCCTGGCCGTCGGGGTCTTCGTGGACGCGTTCCTGGTCCGGATGACGCTGGTCCCGGCGGTGCTGGCGCTGCTCGGCGCGCGTGCCTGGTGGCTGCCGGCGCGGCTGGACCGGATGCTGCCGTCCTTCGACGTGGAGGGCGAGGGCGTCACCCGGGAGCTGGCCCTGGCCGACTGGCCGGAGCCGGGCAGCACCGACGTGATCACCACCGACCAGGTGCGCATCGGGCCCGGCGAGCTCGTCAACGTGGTGGGCGACCCGCGATCGACGAGTGCCTTCCTGCTCACCGTCGGCGGCCGGGTGACCGAGGTGCCGGGCCGGATGAAGACGCTCGGCCGGGTCCTGCCGCAGCGCGCCGCCGAGGTGCGCGACGAAGTCGTCCTGATCCGCCGCCCGGAGGCCGCCGCGATCCTGGCGGCCGCCGCCGAGGCGCCGCCACTGCTGCTGATCGAGGGCTTCGACCGGGTGCCCGACCGGGCCGCCGTGCTGGCCGGCCTGCGGGACGCCGCCGACCGTGGCAGCACGGTGCTGGTGACCGGCATTGATCACGACCCCGCCATCCCGACGAGTTTCAAGGTGTCCGCGTGAAAAAGACCTGGATCGGGGTGCTGCTCGTGCCGCTGCTCGCGGCGGGCGCGCTGCTGGCGGCCTTCCACGACCCGGCCGCCCGGCTGGACACGGTGACCGCCGCCATCGTCAACGGTGACCAGCCGGTCGAGCGGGACGGGCAGACCATCCCGCTGGGCCGCGAGCTGGCCGCCAAGCTGGTCGCGCACACCGGCGACAACTACACCTGGGTGCTCACCGGTGCGGCCGACGCCGCGGCCGGGCTGGACTCCGGCAAGTACCGGGTCGCGGTCACCATCCCGGCCAACTTCTCCCGCGCGGCGATCTCCACCGGGAACGCCGCGCCGGCGACGGCGGAACGGGCCCAGGTGGACGTGACCTCCTCGCGTACCTCGAACGGGGTCGATCCGGTGATCAGCCGGACCTTGACCGACGCCGCGGTCGCCACCCTCAACCAGACGGTTGTCGAGACCTATCTCGACAACGTCTACCTCGGCTTCAACCGGATGCACGACCAGCTCGGCGACGCCGCGGACGGCGCCGGCCGGGTGTCCGACGGCGCGCGACAGGTCGCCGACGGCAACCATCAGCTGGTGGTCGGGCTCGGACAGCTCGCCACCGGCAGCGGCGCGCTGGCCGACGGCACGGACCGGCTCAGCGCCGGAGCGTCCACGCTGGCCGGTGGCACCGAGCGACTTCGCGACGGCGCCGCCACGCTGGCCACCGGCACCGGGAAACTCGCCACCGGGGCGTCCCGCCTGGCCACCGGCGCCGGCCGGCTGGAAGACGGCACGAACCAGCTGGCCGGTGGCCTGAGCACGCTGCGGAAGCGGACCGCCGCGCTGCCCGCGCAGACCCGCGAGCTGGCCGACGGCGCGCAGCGGGTGGCCGACGGCAACCAGCGGCTCGCGGACACGGTGGTCCCCATCGCCAACGAGGTGGTGACCGGTATCGACCGGCTGCCCGACCTGACCTCGGCCGCCCGGCAGGCCCGCGAGCTGGCCGATCAGTGTCAGACACCGGCCGACGCGTGCGCGCGGCTGCGCGAGATCGCCGACAAGCTCGTCGACGCCAGCGGCGACGCGGAGACGGCCAAGGCCGGGGTGCGCGACAGGGTGGTCGAGGTCCGCGACGGGATCACCGATCTGGCCGACGGCGCCCAGCGGGTCGCCGACGGCGCCGACCGGCTGGCCGACCAGACCCCGCAGCTGGCCGGCGGGATCAAGCAGGCCGCGACCGGTGCGGTGTCGGTGCACCGGGCGGCCGGGCAACTCGCGGACGGCGCCGGCGAGCTGCGGGCCGGGGCCGGCGAGGCGGCGCACGGGGCGGCCGCGCTCCGCGACGGCGCGCGGCGGCTGACCGGGGGAGCCGATCAACTCGCGGCCGGTGCGAGGGACGCCGCCTCCGGCGCCGATCACCTGACTTCCGGGGTACGCCGCGCCGGCACCGCCGGTCGCCGGCTCGCCGACGGGTCCACCCGGCTCGCCGGTGGCGCCTCCGACCTGGCGGGTGCCCTGGACGACGGCAGCGCGCAGGTACCCAGCTATTCGGCGGCCGACCGGGAACACCTGCGGGCGGTCGCTGCCAGCCCGATCGCCGCGACCGGGCACGGCTTCGACGACCTGGGCGGACTCGTGGCCGGGCCGATCGTGGCCCTGGTGCTCTGGCTGGGCGCGCTGCTCCTGCCGCAGCGGGGCGGTGATCCGCTCACCTGGCGCGGCCCGACCTGGCGCCTGGTGATGCTCGATGCCAAACCCCTTTTCGGGTACGCCCTGGGCCAGGCTCTCGTGGTGACCGCTGCCGCCGAGGTGTTCCTGCGTCTCGGGCCGTGGCGGCTGCTCGCCCTGCTGGGCGTGGACGCGCTGATCGCCGTGGTGTTCGCGCTGGTGGTGCGGGCGCTGGTGGTCGGGTTCGGCGGGACCGGGCGGCTGCTCGGGGTGGTGGTGCCGGTGATCGCGCTGGCCACCGTCGTGGTGTCCGGGGTGCCGGCGACGCTCGCCACCGTCGCGAGCTACCTGCCGACGTACGGGCCGGTGATCGCGGTGCGGGCGCTCACCGCGCACGGCGGCGCGGCCGGGCCGGGGATCGCGCTGACGCTGGGCTGGCTGGTGATCGGGGTGCTCGGGGTGCTGTGCGCGACGGCGTACCGGCGGACGATCCGGATGGTGCCGGCGCTGCTCGTGCCTTAGCCGTCAGTGGCACGAAGACGGGATGGAAGCGCTCCCAAGGCGTCTCTAGTGTTCGTTGTGGTCCTGCTGATCCATTTCAGACTCGAGGAATCACGATGAACTGGCGTCCCGCTCTTGCCGTCCCGGCTGTCGCCGCTGCCGCGTTGCTCGCGCTGACCGCCTGCAAGCAGGACACCGTGGCGGCTCCGGGGGCCGTGACCTCCCCGCAAGCGGCCGCGGCCTCCCCGAAGGCGGCCACGGCCTCCTCGCCGCACGCCGGCGCACCGGCCGCGACCAGGACGAAGACCGCTCGCCCGGCCAAGACGCCGACCAGTGACCCCGGTGACGGGGATGGCCTGTCCGGTGACGCGGGCGACCCGGACGCGCCGGCCTGCGCCACCGCCAACCTGAAGATCACCATCGACGAGGCGGAGGGCGCGGCCGGGCACAGCATCGCGCCGGTGCACTTCCGCAACACCGGGCCGCGGTGCTGGATCGAGGGCTACCCGACGGTCGTCACCGGCGCCGGTGCCACCGCCGGCAAGACCCCGAGCGGGTACGGCGGCGGCCTGAGCGACGGCTCCGAGCCCTCGCCCTATCTGCTGGAGAAGGGCGACACCGCGTCCGCCGTGATCGAGGCGCTGAACGCCAACGCGGACGGCACCGCCTGCACGGCGGTCACCACCCTGCGGGTCAGCCCGCCGAAACAGAGTTCGTCGGTCAAGCTCGGCTGGTCGGGCGGCTGTGCCGAGTTCCAGGTCCACCCGGTCGTCCGCGGCACGACCGGCCAGGACGGCTGACCACCCGGCGGCCCGGCGGATCAGGCGGTGACCGCGGGGAGGATCTTGCCGGTGATCGCGCGGAGCTGGTCGATCTCGGCCTCCGAGAGGTGATCGAAGATCAGGCGGCGGACCTCGGCCACGTGGCCGGGCGCCGCCGCGGCCAGCACCGCCATGCCCTCGTCGGTGAGCGTGGCGATCTGCCCCCGCTTGTCGAAGGCGCAGGCCCGCCGGGTCATCCAGCCGCGCTGCTCCAGGCTGGCCACCGCGTGTGACAGCCGGCTGGTGGTGGTGCCGACCAGGCGGGCCAGGTCGGTCATCCGCATCGCCCGGCCCGGCGCGCCGCTGAGCGTGGCGAGAATCTGGTAGTACGCGTGCGGGATGCCGGCGTCGTCGCGCAGCTGCCGGTCGAGCGCGCTCGGCAGCAGCATCAGCAGCTGGGTCAGATTGAGCCAGGCGGCCATCTCCGGGCTGCTGAGCCAGTGCGGCTCCGGAGCGGCGGTCATGACGGCCTCCTGAGTCATGTGGTCTGCATCCCCATCACGTGGGCGTTGATGTCCCGCACCGCCTCACCCAGGTCGGTGATCTCGAGCACCTCGACGCCGTGCGCCCGCAGGGTCTCCACGCCGGTGCAGTCGGCGAAGTGCAGCGGCTCGCGCAGCGCCAGCGCCACCCGGCGGATGCCGGAGGCCAGGATCAGCTCGGTGCACGAGACCGGCCGGGACTTGCGGGTGGTGCACGGCTCCAGGGAGGTGTACATCGTCGCCCCGGCCAGATCGAGACCGCGCCCGGCCAGCTTGGCGAGCGCCTCCTCCTCGGCGTGGAAGTGCGGGTCGGTCTCCCCGGTGTACCCGGTCGCCATCGGGTTGCCGGCCGCGCCGACCACCACCGCGCCGACCGCGTAGTGCGTCGGCGACGGAGGGGAGAGCCGGGAGAGGTCGATGGCCGATCGTGTCCAGAAGCGGTCGGCCTCGGTCGGAAGCGTCATGCGGCACCGGTCAGGTCGAGGGTGTGCGCGGTGTGGTCGCGCTTGGCAGCAAGGTAGCGGGCGTTCGCTTCGGACAGATGAACACCCGTGCGGATCTGCTCGGTCACCTCGACGCCGAGGTCACCGAGTTGCCCGGCCTTGTCCGGGTTGTTGCTGAGCAGCCGGATCCGGTCCACGTCCAGCGCGTGCAGCATCTGCGCCGCGGCGGTGTAGTCCCGCTCGTCCTCGCCGTGTCCGAGCGCGAGGTTCGCCTGATACGTGTCCAACCCGGTGTCCTGCAGA
This window of the Actinoplanes oblitus genome carries:
- a CDS encoding TetR/AcrR family transcriptional regulator, which produces MPAKRRDAEANRDRILRAAQELLSRNPAASMDDLAQAAGVVRRTVYAHFPTRDALLDGLSDKVSAHLLAALGGTDRSGLEPEVALADFALTVWTVGAEYRLLMTLAEADLGGASRLHELLAPIRARGVELLVRGRASGRFATHLPPGVLTLALQGMTLSMIQAVNEGVWSDDGTGVAVAVLIAAGLGPGAAEKAVEQARNLKVAHD
- a CDS encoding MMPL family transporter: MSSALHRLAVSVVRHRGRTLIAWLLALLVLAGGGLLVARGTDDAFTIPGSESQRALDTLNRVFPEVSGSSAQLVITGVDPATVQPAITDAVRDAERVDQVITVISPFDKRFKGNRTGHAAIVTVHFDVAFMDVKPETKAAIDEIGAELHRRTGKEVLVGGDAYADRVPKPSPVEGLGLVVAMMVLLITFGSMVAAGLPLLTAILGVGLSVGLLYGATRVVTVPSTAVTLATMLGLAVGIDYALFILSRHRDQLRAGLPVADSIARATATAGSAVVFAGLTVVIALVGLVVADIPFLTTMGLCAAMAVAIAVLIAVTLMPALLALAGDRLRPKARKKPRQRRIGIYARWVTAVTRRPVITIVTLLIGLGVLALPAAELRLALPDGASEVPGSAARRTYDAITAEFGPGHNGPLLVTADIIASHDPVGLMNRLGAEIAKVPGVALVPIATPNPRAEIGIVQVVPASAPDSPDTAELVARLRALEPHFLAEYGVHTAVTGITAVGVDVSARLGGALVPFGILVVGLSLVLLTMVFRSIAVPIKATVGYLLSVGAAFGVTALVFQRGWLAGPLNVAHTGSVISFLPIILMGVLFGLAMDYEVFLVSRIREEYVHTGDARHAIDAGFRASAPVVVAAAAIMFAVFAAFVPEGAATVKPIALSLAVGVFVDAFLVRMTLVPAVLALLGARAWWLPARLDRMLPSFDVEGEGVTRELALADWPEPGSTDVITTDQVRIGPGELVNVVGDPRSTSAFLLTVGGRVTEVPGRMKTLGRVLPQRAAEVRDEVVLIRRPEAAAILAAAAEAPPLLLIEGFDRVPDRAAVLAGLRDAADRGSTVLVTGIDHDPAIPTSFKVSA
- a CDS encoding YhgE/Pip domain-containing protein, coding for MKKTWIGVLLVPLLAAGALLAAFHDPAARLDTVTAAIVNGDQPVERDGQTIPLGRELAAKLVAHTGDNYTWVLTGAADAAAGLDSGKYRVAVTIPANFSRAAISTGNAAPATAERAQVDVTSSRTSNGVDPVISRTLTDAAVATLNQTVVETYLDNVYLGFNRMHDQLGDAADGAGRVSDGARQVADGNHQLVVGLGQLATGSGALADGTDRLSAGASTLAGGTERLRDGAATLATGTGKLATGASRLATGAGRLEDGTNQLAGGLSTLRKRTAALPAQTRELADGAQRVADGNQRLADTVVPIANEVVTGIDRLPDLTSAARQARELADQCQTPADACARLREIADKLVDASGDAETAKAGVRDRVVEVRDGITDLADGAQRVADGADRLADQTPQLAGGIKQAATGAVSVHRAAGQLADGAGELRAGAGEAAHGAAALRDGARRLTGGADQLAAGARDAASGADHLTSGVRRAGTAGRRLADGSTRLAGGASDLAGALDDGSAQVPSYSAADREHLRAVAASPIAATGHGFDDLGGLVAGPIVALVLWLGALLLPQRGGDPLTWRGPTWRLVMLDAKPLFGYALGQALVVTAAAEVFLRLGPWRLLALLGVDALIAVVFALVVRALVVGFGGTGRLLGVVVPVIALATVVVSGVPATLATVASYLPTYGPVIAVRALTAHGGAAGPGIALTLGWLVIGVLGVLCATAYRRTIRMVPALLVP
- a CDS encoding DUF4232 domain-containing protein, whose protein sequence is MNWRPALAVPAVAAAALLALTACKQDTVAAPGAVTSPQAAAASPKAATASSPHAGAPAATRTKTARPAKTPTSDPGDGDGLSGDAGDPDAPACATANLKITIDEAEGAAGHSIAPVHFRNTGPRCWIEGYPTVVTGAGATAGKTPSGYGGGLSDGSEPSPYLLEKGDTASAVIEALNANADGTACTAVTTLRVSPPKQSSSVKLGWSGGCAEFQVHPVVRGTTGQDG
- a CDS encoding MarR family winged helix-turn-helix transcriptional regulator, whose amino-acid sequence is MTAAPEPHWLSSPEMAAWLNLTQLLMLLPSALDRQLRDDAGIPHAYYQILATLSGAPGRAMRMTDLARLVGTTTSRLSHAVASLEQRGWMTRRACAFDKRGQIATLTDEGMAVLAAAAPGHVAEVRRLIFDHLSEAEIDQLRAITGKILPAVTA
- a CDS encoding cytidine/deoxycytidylate deaminase family protein, coding for MTLPTEADRFWTRSAIDLSRLSPPSPTHYAVGAVVVGAAGNPMATGYTGETDPHFHAEEEALAKLAGRGLDLAGATMYTSLEPCTTRKSRPVSCTELILASGIRRVALALREPLHFADCTGVETLRAHGVEVLEITDLGEAVRDINAHVMGMQTT